The Trypanosoma brucei brucei TREU927 chromosome 4, complete sequence genomic sequence ACGGGCGCTCTTCCTCcaacgacaaaaacaaaatgaaaagaacaagggaacaaaaaagtatgGAGCCACTACAGATTGCAGCAGtgtaaaaatttttaaaaaaagcagcaaggGATATCTAAGAGAAACACTTTCTGAATTAAGCCAAGTGTAGGAAACATAATTATACTACCGCTCCAGCACAAAtgtgtgcaaaaaaaaaataaataagtaataCAACCATCAAGAAAACTCGTATCCGCTCCGTGGCGCACCAAAacgttaaaaaaataaaggaagtggCAAGACAACCGATCGTAAGTACACAGAAAAGCGTACAATTCACTAATgaccccccccaaaaaaaataaaacaaaaacagcccATTACATGGGTtagttaaaaaataaaaacaaatgtaATCATCACAAATCAATGCTGAAAACAAGGTAGCGTGCCGCTACCGGGATACAACCATCGAACCGCCGACGGTTTatctcctccttccccaACAGGAAAGATATCGAACAACTCATTGTAATGTTCCTCACTAACATGGTGTATCACAACAGATTTATTTGAAATGTATTTTCTAACGCTACCAGGACCCGCATTGTGAAACCGGCACGCTTTCGTATCCACACTTATTAGGTTTCTGTACACTACCTTTTCTCTCAGTATCATTCCAACCATCACATCTTCATAGAACATGCCAAGATCAAGAAAGTCAAAATAGTCCCACATAGAAAAGGGCATGTTCACTAGACGCTCAAGAGGTTTATACGAAATGATGGCTTGTGCAGTGTCCCTGGAGAGAGTAATGCAATATCCGTTCACATATGTAAGTTGGTTACGCCGCCATATCCGGTTATAGTAGTTGTAACGACCCATATACAAACCATGACGAGGCATTACACGAAGGTCCGCAAGGTATTTTGGAACACGAATAAATATGTCATCATCACCCTTCACAATGTAACTTACGTTAGGAAACATGTGAAGAGCAAATCGAAgccacaaatatgttttccGGCTCATCGCAACCTCAGCCTCAATTCCCCAGTTTCCATTCTCACCAATCTTCTTCCGTGTGGATGGAGAGACATCATTT encodes the following:
- a CDS encoding UDP-Gal or UDP-GlcNAc-dependent glycosyltransferase, putative (UDP-Gal or UDP-GlcNAc-dependent glycosyltransferase, putative : curated by Mike Ferguson.), with amino-acid sequence MSPLKMRPTQARRRPRTADIAVILLLVMSLLIICCNLHRIHVVSTFLDENQAGVSQPIDEDEYLMFVPSNVAAVWKAQRFLAVLGIPSVDNSERSRRRDLQRQTCWKYSGVATRSNNFSGSLLPLYLLAPHQSNSYLISHSLKEEAARTHDIITLPTNDVSPSTRKKIGENGNWGIEAEVAMSRKTYLWLRFALHMFPNVSYIVKGDDDIFIRVPKYLADLRVMPRHGLYMGRYNYYNRIWRRNQLTYVNGYCITLSRDTAQAIISYKPLERLVNMPFSMWDYFDFLDLGMFYEDVMVGMILREKVVYRNLISVDTKACRFHNAGPGSVRKYISNKSVVIHHVSEEHYNELFDIFPVGEGGDKPSAVRWLYPGSGTLPCFQH